Below is a window of Nitrospirota bacterium DNA.
GCAAGGACAAGTATGCCTGCACCCGCTGCCTTCCCATGCTGATCCACGGGGCGCATTGATTCACGGAGGGCGTGGGGGCGGGACAACCGCGATCCTCGGGATCGGGTTCTCTGCCTTCCGCCTTCCAACGTCTCCCTTCCCGCTTCCAAGGGTCTCGGTACAATCCCGGCAGCAGGAAAATCGGTAGAAATCCACGAGCGATGCTGGTAGACTGTTCCCATGACACGGGAACTTGCCATTGTCCTGGTGAGCGGAGGCATGGACAGCTGCGTCACCGCAGCCATCGCGAACGAACAATACCGTCTGGCGCTGCTGCACGTCAATTACGGCCAGCGGACCGAGGCCCGCGAACTCCGCGCTTTCAGCGAGATCGCCGATTTCTACCAAGCCGAGAAGAGGCTGTCCGTCAGCCTGGAGCATCTCAAGGTCATCGGCGGCTCAAGCCTCACCGATGAAAGCATACCGGTCCCCGAAGCCCTTCCCCCGAATCCGAACGCCGAGCCCCCTGCTTCTTCTATTCCCACGACCTACGTCCCCTTCCGGAACGCCCATCTTCTTTCGATCGCGGTGTCCTGGGCCGAGGTGATCGGCGCGAAGGCGATATTCATCGGTGCCGTGGAAGAGGACAGCTCCGGATACCCGGACTGCCGGGAGGTCTTTTACCAGGCCTTCAACCGCGTGATCGAGACGGGAACGAAGCCGGAGACCATGATCAGGATCGTCACCCCCCTCATTCATCTCAGGAAATCGGCCATTGTCAGGCGCGGCGTCGAGCTCAACGCTCCGCTCCACCTCACCTGGAGCTGCTACCAGAACAGCAACAAGGCCTGCGGCCGGTGCGAAAGCTGCGCCCTGCGCCTGCAAGGCTTCCATGATGCCGGCGTGAAAGACCCCATCCCCTATGAGAGTTGAACAGCTCGACGGGTAAGCATCAGGGGTATCCCTGGGACAACTGCTTATAGGGTTTTGACCTGGACACTCGGGTTAGCATGGCTACCCCAAGTGTTGCACTTCGCTATTGAACCGGCGATCATTTCGATTTAGCCCTTGACTTAGTTTGCGCAGAGTTGCACTATGTGTGAACTTCTCGAGAAGAGCCGCAGTCAAGGAAAAAAGCAACAATCGACAACGAAATAATACTTGGACCTCTCGTTGCAACGTCAGTGTATTTGTTGCGGCATTGCATCAGTCATGAAAAACCGCAGGTTCATGAACAGGTTTATTTGCAATTGAAGCAGCATGGTGGCCGTCCGGATATCTTTTTTGATAATCGAGGTCGGAGAAATTCTAAGAAAGGCTTACTTTTAAAAATAGAATCATTCGCAAAAGGGAGTATCGAAATGAAAGCATCCAAGAAACAGGCATTTGTAATAATTGGTACCTTGCTCAGCCTTACTCTTCTTTCTTGCGGTGGTGGCGGTGGCGGAGGTGTCGGTTTCATTAGCGGGGGCGGTGGAAATTCTTCTGCAACTGTCATTACCGGGCATGTCGCGGATGGGTTCGTTGCGGGGGCCACGGTAACCGCCTATCAAGTGAACGCTAATGGAACTCAGGGAGCGCAAATTGGGTCACCTGTTCAGACTGACCAATCTGGAAACTATAGCCTTAATCTGGGGACTTACACCGGGCCCGTTTTAATAACCAGTACAGGCGGAACCTATATCGATACGGTGACAGGAACGACGATCGATCTGACCAATTCTCCATTGATTTTATCTACAATCGTGTCGAATGCCTCTGGAACAAATGTGACTGCCGAGATTAATCCTTTAACCACCATGTCAGCGAACGTGGCATTGACCTTAGTCGGTCGGGGAACCCCGGTGGCGACCGCGGCGGATGCCGCGAACACGACGATTCAAAATTATTTTGGACTTCCGTCTTCTATTTTAAATACTGCATTATTAAACCTGACTACGGTCGGCTGCATGACAGGAGCGAATCAATCAAGCGCGGATGCCAGTGCGATTCTCGCTGGAATCTCGCAATTGGCATCTACTAATGGAGTTAGCTCGCTTGACCTTGTTCAAGCCCTTATTCAGGACGTGACGTCTGATGGACTATTCGATGGGTTAGCCAGCGGGGCAACCCTTTCTGTACTCTTGACATCCGGGACCGGCACGATACCGTTATCCACGATGGAAGGGACTGCACTGACGGGACTGGCAGATGCAATTACTACCTTTATGACTTCGTCTACATCCAA
It encodes the following:
- the queC gene encoding 7-cyano-7-deazaguanine synthase QueC; translated protein: MTRELAIVLVSGGMDSCVTAAIANEQYRLALLHVNYGQRTEARELRAFSEIADFYQAEKRLSVSLEHLKVIGGSSLTDESIPVPEALPPNPNAEPPASSIPTTYVPFRNAHLLSIAVSWAEVIGAKAIFIGAVEEDSSGYPDCREVFYQAFNRVIETGTKPETMIRIVTPLIHLRKSAIVRRGVELNAPLHLTWSCYQNSNKACGRCESCALRLQGFHDAGVKDPIPYES